Proteins found in one Zea mays cultivar B73 chromosome 1, Zm-B73-REFERENCE-NAM-5.0, whole genome shotgun sequence genomic segment:
- the LOC109941360 gene encoding actin cytoskeleton-regulatory complex protein pan1, translating into METTVFVSTVGVHTPRFCLLAPRQPPPPLSPAIAAHYRDTRPSTPARSRPPSLLAPLSSLLQSPRSLSDPRPRHPLPWIAALGSLRAAIKGFSYQQRTPSTDGLGSAPSPPTNNGHHQRTRISALPSSPRHQWKGARSTSAAAAAPGRRSTSAIRSLFSRPLAAAGGAPSGSGVAALPDLHRRKSFSCGGGGDALAAAGKPQRRSCDVRGRSTLWALFHQDDRQPVRDGTEFGAFPASSSAAAAALAAKVLSPPQPPPLPPPACVPAIFNSVLNFWWISIIEL; encoded by the exons ATGGAAACAACTGTATTCG tCTCTACCGTAGGCGTGCACACCCCGCGGTTCTGCCTCCTCGCCCCGCGGCAACCGCCCCCGCCTCTGTCTCCCGCAATCGCCGCTCACTACCGCGATACCCGTCCATCAACGCCTGCGCGGTCGCGTCCGCCATCTCTCCTCGCCCCACTCTCATCTCTCCTGCAATCCCCACGGTCTCTCTCAGATCCGCGTCCGCGACATCCTCTGCCCTGGATCGCCGCGCTCGGCTCTCTCCGCGCCGCCATCAAGGGGTTCTCCTACCAACAACGGACGCCATCAACGGATGGCCTCGGATCCGCCCCATCGCCTCCTACCAACAACGGACACCATCAACGGACGAGGATCTCCGCTCTACCCTCCTCCCCACGCCATCAATGGAAGGGGGCTCGGTCCACCTCCGCcgcggccgccgcgccgggccgCAGGTCCACCTCCGCCATCCGCTCGCTCTTCTCCCGGCCGTTAGCCGCCGCCGGCGGGGCTCCGTCGGGCTCCGGCGTCGCCGCGCTGCCGGACCTCCACCGCCGCAAGTCCTTCTCCTGCGGGGGCGGGGGTGACGCGCTGGCCGCCGCGGGCAAGCCACAACGGCGGTCGTGCGACGTGCGCGGGCGGAGCACTCTCTGGGCGCTCTTCCACCAGGACGACCGCCAACCGGTTCGTGACGGCACCGAGTTCGGCGCCTTCCCGGCCTCGTCCTCCGCCGCCGCGGCCGCGCTCGCCGCCAAGGTCCTCTCGCCCCcgcagcctccgccgctgccacctcCCGCGTGCGTCCCTGCGATTTTTAATTCTGTGTTAAACTTTTGGTGGATTTCTATAATTGAACTATGA